One part of the Haliotis asinina isolate JCU_RB_2024 chromosome 2, JCU_Hal_asi_v2, whole genome shotgun sequence genome encodes these proteins:
- the LOC137272257 gene encoding microsomal glutathione S-transferase 1-like yields the protein MASPFSLDNPVFSKFAFYSTVVLSKTLCMSELTTLNRMRKQAFANEEDVQCFAKSKHAEVTTSDASVERVRRCHLNDLENVLPFVLVGLMYVSTKPGVVEASRVFQIFAASRLLHTAAYLLPLPQPSRALTFFTGYGVTFFMAYKVLKAVY from the exons ATGGCGAGTCCGTTCTCTCTCGATAACCCTGTGTTTTCCAAGTTTGCTTTCTACTCGACGGTAGTACTGTCCAAGACACTATGCATGTCTGAACTGACAACACTAAATAGAATGCGAAAACAG GCGTTTGCAAATGAAGAAGATGTCCAGTGTTTCGCCAAATCCAAGCATGCTGAGGTAACAACGTCGGACGCCAGTGTCGAGAGGGTCAGACG GTGTCACCTGAACGATCTCGAGAACGTGCTACCGTTCGTCCTGGTTGGGTTAATGTACGTGTCTACGAAACCGGGAGTTGTCGAGGCAAGCCGAGTGTTTCAGATATTCGCAGCATCCCGTCTACTCCACACAGCGGCGTATCTGTTACCGCTTCCACAACCCAGTCGCGCTCTCACGTTCTTCACAGGCTACGGAGTCACATTCTTCATGGCTTACAAGGTCCTCAAGGCTGTCTACTGA